One window of the Cataglyphis hispanica isolate Lineage 1 chromosome 13, ULB_Chis1_1.0, whole genome shotgun sequence genome contains the following:
- the LOC126853937 gene encoding uncharacterized protein LOC126853937 translates to MRPSHRHAHRVRIVLLSLVAVFLMQSFAASEPAKSNTTSAISENEEEELFENMNLTTFKERYRRLIPYMTFYVANNYLHAQATLEQNYVKDPSINLLRKSPPSQHPLIRLGGVPRRGNNKYRVNSPSQDKKFVPSVQFDPRNIGGDNDYFAPVKYSAKINYPDYSTPSYQLYQIEKTYPEITTPSTQILHKENRYFVTRPLRPPVPPREPLFGDLQDDYDQDTAKIPNVIVNYPSKEFEGLRYIPPPIHANMQQQSVKSSGTSQIYRKPNVNVNNLIESFQLSERLPEMLNKDNIDSSIKTLLEILNILHNSRQENLPQPQRPLSSPPRLTNYKPKIYTRPKVITESRFQATPKPLLITDDPERYKTPNDDNVQIKTPLQPDYNIKNEKIEYYVPYVQNILNKPNQQEFRPTPRPDTTEHTYEITEDLSDDILQDEPYTLPISTEAPINQEYVAPNEITRPGPKTSLKYGATRGKPHIDYPAYATIPATDFNCKDQRYKGFFGDPATRCQVWHYCDLNGGKSSFLCPNGTIFSQVALTCDWWFNVKCETTTQLYVLNERLYKYILPIMPKFPEDFTGPEVDRYLELKFKEMEAKLKEKKLKKQQEEKEKHKSKTQTSNDEE, encoded by the exons ttgCAGTTTTCTTAATGCAAAGCTTCGCAGCATCGGAACCGGCAAAATCGAACACGACTAGCGCTATTTCCGAGAATGAGGAAGAAGAGCTATTCGAGAACATGAATCTGACAACATTCAAGGAAAGGTACCGGAGATTGATACCGTACATGACTTTCTACGTCGCCAATAACTACTTGCACGCCCAAGCTACGTTGGagcaaaattatgtaaaagatcCATCGATCAACTTACTCCGGAAATCTCCGCCATCGCAACATCCTTTGATCCGGCTCGGCGGTGTGCCAAGGCGAGGAAATAACAAATACCGCGTCAATTCACCCAGTCAAGACAAGAAGTTCGTTCCATCCGTGCAATTCGATCCCAGAAACATCGGAGGCGACAACGACTACTTTGCACCGGTCAAGTACAGCGCCAAGATCAACTATCCCGACTATTCCACTCCGTCTTATCAGCTCTATCAGATTGAAAAGACTTATCCCGAGATCACTACGCCTTCCACTCAGATCTTGCACaaagaaaatcgatatttcgtCACGAGACCCCTGCGACCTCCTGTTCCCCCGCGGGAACCGCTGTTCGGCGACCTACAGGACGATTACGACCAGGATACGGCAAAGATTCCGAATGTCATCGTTAACTATCCCAGTAAAGAATTCGAAGGTCTCAGATACATTCCGCCGCCGATACACGCGAACATGCAGCAGCAGTCGGTGAAATCATCCGGCACCTCGCAAATTTATCGAAAGCCGAACGTGaatgtcaataatttaatcgagAGTTTTCAGTTATCCGAACGATTACCGGAAATGTTGAACAAAGACAACATCGACAGTAGTATCAAGACACTCCTGGAAAtccttaatattttgcataattcgcGGCAAGAAAACTTGCCGCAGCCACAAAGACCGTTATCGTCGCCCCCTAGATTGACTAATTACAAGCCGAAAATATACACGCGGCCGAAAGTGATCACCGAGTCAAGATTCCAGGCGACACCGAAACCTCTATTAATCACCGATGATCCCGAACGATACAAAACCCCGAATGACGACAATGTCCAGATCAAAACACCGTTACAACcagattacaatataaaaaatgaaaaaatagaatactaTGTCCCTTATgttcagaatattttaaacaaaccTAATCAACAAGAATTCAGACCAACTCCCAGGCCTGATACGACTGAACACACCTACGAGATCACGGAAGATCTTAGTGACGACATTCTACAGGACGAACCATACACCTTACCGATTTCTACTGAAGCACCTATAAATCAGGAATATGTAGCGCCCAACGAAATTACGCGCCCGGGACCAAAAACATCCTTGAAGTATGGTGCGACGCGCGGAAAACCCCATATCGATTATCCGGCATACGCGACCATACCGGCAACAGATTTCAATTGTAAAGATCAAAGGTACAAAGGGTTCTTCGGTGATCCAGCGACTAGATGCCAA gtGTGGCATTACTGCGATCTCAACGGTGGTAAATCGTCGTTTTTATGTCCGAACGGCACGATATTTAGTCAAGTAGCGTTGACCTGTGATTGGTGGTTTAATGTAAAATGCGAGACAACTACTCAACTATACGTTTTAAACGaacgattatataaatatattctgccTATTATGCCCAAGTTTCCCGAGGATTTTACCGGTCCAGAAGTAGATCGATACTTAGAACTCAAGTTTAAAGAGATGGAGGCAAaattaaaggaaaagaaaCTAAAGAAACAGCAAGAGGAGAAGGAAAAACATAAGAGCAAAACTCAAACATCGAACGACGAAGAGTAG